In a genomic window of Pseudoalteromonas xiamenensis:
- a CDS encoding LysR family transcriptional regulator, giving the protein MDWLTAIKSFEILAQTGSFTKAADLLNISPSAMSKRIDWLEQQLGHTLLVRTTRHVSLTEQGALFLPRVKQWVADFDALLDEAQSSHLEPQGTLKIAATQAVGSTVLMPNIKTFLALYPKLTIHLNVLPPGAPPDLHHDLVITRYHEEFDSSSLVGRRLIDYQMQMFASPDYLKHHKRIVSLNDVSEHKMLLTNYYQKKGGLVLEDGRVFSFTNYNFVTDHLDAILKAAIQGMGIIFISPHYIEREIRLGLLVPVLPEIKSAKTQLMAYYPKTDFIPYKTKRFFEHLKQNLAKSPL; this is encoded by the coding sequence ATGGATTGGTTAACGGCGATAAAAAGTTTTGAAATACTGGCGCAAACGGGCAGTTTTACCAAAGCTGCCGATCTCTTAAACATTTCACCTTCAGCCATGAGTAAACGGATTGACTGGCTCGAACAGCAGCTTGGTCATACCCTCTTGGTCCGAACAACTCGACACGTTAGTTTGACTGAACAAGGCGCGTTATTTCTGCCTCGAGTGAAACAATGGGTTGCTGATTTTGATGCATTACTTGACGAAGCACAGTCGTCGCATCTCGAGCCTCAAGGCACGCTGAAAATCGCGGCGACACAAGCGGTAGGTAGCACCGTATTAATGCCAAACATTAAAACGTTTCTAGCACTGTATCCTAAATTGACCATTCATCTGAATGTACTTCCACCAGGCGCCCCCCCAGACTTACATCATGATTTAGTGATCACGCGTTACCATGAAGAATTTGATTCGTCTTCCCTTGTCGGTCGGCGTTTAATTGATTATCAAATGCAAATGTTCGCTTCACCTGATTATCTTAAACATCATAAGCGGATTGTTTCTCTAAACGATGTGAGTGAACACAAAATGTTGCTAACAAACTACTATCAGAAAAAAGGAGGATTGGTGCTTGAAGATGGCCGTGTGTTCAGTTTTACTAACTATAATTTTGTGACAGATCATCTTGATGCAATTTTAAAGGCGGCTATCCAAGGCATGGGGATCATTTTTATATCTCCTCATTACATTGAGCGTGAAATTCGCCTTGGATTGTTGGTTCCGGTGTTACCCGAAATCAAATCTGCGAAAACTCAATTGATGGCTTATTACCCTAAAACGGACTTTATACCGTATAAGACAAAACGTTTCTTTGAACATTTAAAGCAAAATCTAGCAAAGAGCCCGTTGTAA
- a CDS encoding MFS transporter, translating into MWVVLAVFLLSCSQLASQIYIPVLPTLGQSFSIGETASQALIASYYITLGLSQLITGPSRDRFGDKPVFIAGQMTLILGTLLCTLSQNATVFFIGRILQGIGAASPLLISRTVLSAKLKGPQLKSAMATMAIASSLTSILTPLISGVLSQWFGWQGMSGVLIGYYVLVTLYGLALLESATNHANSVHPKFLVKQYRALLNQGPFIYVACIKWIPTFLYLTIQLYLPFFLSHTFGYNDHEIGQAMMIPMLGLLCGSTMAKVLQKRFAYLDLVLWFWPILLLGALLFVHADAALGYLFAYALVMLVFGVYFPVYMHLIGVVEPNNAGTANALVGAVELLVFTLLALAINRWLLDSPLSVALFIGLCALFVLFAWYQLNTRRITELSTSITEK; encoded by the coding sequence ATGTGGGTTGTACTTGCCGTATTTTTATTATCTTGCTCACAGCTTGCAAGCCAAATATACATTCCGGTCTTACCAACGCTTGGGCAGTCATTTTCCATTGGCGAAACAGCGAGCCAAGCCTTAATTGCCAGCTACTACATTACCTTAGGGCTTTCACAATTAATCACCGGTCCGTCGAGAGACCGTTTTGGTGATAAGCCTGTTTTTATTGCTGGACAGATGACGCTCATTCTCGGCACATTGCTTTGCACGCTTTCGCAAAATGCCACCGTGTTTTTTATTGGCCGCATTTTACAAGGTATTGGGGCAGCCTCTCCGTTGTTAATTAGCCGTACCGTACTATCCGCAAAATTAAAGGGGCCTCAGCTCAAAAGCGCAATGGCAACAATGGCCATTGCATCAAGCCTAACGTCTATTTTGACGCCGCTCATCTCTGGCGTGCTTTCCCAATGGTTTGGTTGGCAAGGTATGTCAGGTGTTCTCATTGGCTACTATGTTTTAGTTACGCTGTATGGTTTGGCGCTCTTAGAAAGCGCCACTAATCATGCCAATTCTGTGCATCCGAAATTTCTCGTAAAACAATATCGAGCATTACTGAATCAGGGACCTTTTATTTACGTCGCCTGTATTAAGTGGATACCTACTTTTTTGTATTTGACAATACAGTTGTATTTGCCCTTTTTCTTAAGTCACACTTTTGGATATAACGACCATGAAATTGGTCAGGCAATGATGATCCCAATGCTGGGGTTATTGTGCGGTTCGACCATGGCAAAAGTTTTGCAAAAGCGATTTGCCTACCTCGATTTAGTGCTGTGGTTTTGGCCTATTTTGCTCTTGGGCGCGTTACTTTTTGTACACGCCGATGCAGCACTTGGCTATTTATTCGCTTACGCACTGGTGATGCTCGTGTTTGGCGTTTATTTTCCGGTATATATGCACCTCATCGGTGTCGTAGAACCAAACAATGCAGGTACAGCGAATGCGCTGGTCGGCGCTGTCGAATTACTTGTGTTCACCCTACTTGCGCTGGCAATCAACCGATGGCTTCTCGACTCGCCATTGTCCGTCGCGTTGTTTATCGGCTTATGTGCGCTTTTCGTACTGTTTGCATGGTATCAGTTAAATACACGACGTATAACAGAACTTTCGACCTCAATTACGGAAAAATAA
- a CDS encoding GNAT family N-acetyltransferase, whose translation MFYTTRTLIRRLKQDDVDAIYAHRRSHQTSKYIGPPSTQQDAVERVNQAMKPWTQAEGERLMLGIEHRVSGELIGELMFKYTNKPAGIGEIGYRLAEEYLGQGYGLEVSNGLINYVFDELTAHKIQAIAAVDNVASWKLMEKLGMVREGVLREYMLLPSGYSDAVVYGLLKREWLALNKNKPVPTFQQVC comes from the coding sequence ATGTTTTATACAACAAGGACCCTTATTCGACGACTCAAACAGGATGACGTGGACGCTATTTATGCGCATAGGCGCAGCCACCAAACATCAAAATACATTGGTCCGCCAAGTACCCAACAAGATGCGGTTGAGCGTGTAAATCAAGCCATGAAACCTTGGACACAAGCAGAAGGCGAGAGGTTGATGCTTGGCATTGAGCACAGAGTCTCCGGCGAACTGATTGGGGAGCTGATGTTTAAGTACACCAATAAGCCTGCCGGAATTGGTGAAATAGGATACCGATTGGCCGAAGAATATCTTGGTCAAGGCTATGGATTAGAAGTGTCGAACGGGCTTATTAATTACGTTTTTGATGAACTCACGGCGCACAAAATACAGGCCATTGCCGCTGTTGATAACGTGGCTTCATGGAAGCTAATGGAAAAGTTGGGGATGGTCCGAGAAGGGGTATTACGCGAGTATATGCTGCTTCCATCTGGCTATTCCGATGCCGTCGTATATGGCTTGTTGAAACGAGAATGGTTGGCCTTGAACAAAAATAAACCAGTTCCCACTTTTCAACAGGTATGCTAA
- a CDS encoding gamma-glutamylcyclotransferase family protein, which produces MPAHLFVYGTLLKKLNLPCYRYIQKVADFVGEAKTHGVLWDLGNYPGLQVDATAGAVMGELFKLKEPLDWHELDAYEDFHPNDLAGSLYLRIETQVLLANDKPQRAWVYHYQGPMHFAKVIEHGDYALHRQTLRFPRR; this is translated from the coding sequence ATGCCCGCTCATTTGTTTGTTTACGGCACTTTACTTAAAAAACTAAACCTCCCCTGCTATCGCTACATCCAAAAAGTCGCTGACTTTGTTGGGGAGGCAAAGACACATGGCGTACTTTGGGATCTCGGAAATTATCCAGGCTTGCAAGTCGACGCCACGGCGGGTGCAGTTATGGGTGAGCTCTTTAAACTCAAAGAGCCGCTAGATTGGCATGAACTTGATGCTTACGAAGATTTTCATCCTAATGATCTCGCAGGAAGCCTATATCTGCGAATTGAGACACAAGTACTTCTTGCCAACGACAAACCGCAACGAGCGTGGGTGTATCACTACCAAGGACCAATGCATTTTGCCAAAGTGATTGAGCATGGCGACTACGCGTTACATCGACAAACATTACGCTTCCCTCGGCGCTAA